Proteins encoded by one window of Simiduia curdlanivorans:
- a CDS encoding 1-aminocyclopropane-1-carboxylate deaminase/D-cysteine desulfhydrase: protein MVFIAESIAETASRVPMQRVAWQLMDQQGLELWVRRDDLLPAWCQGNKYYKLYHNLNSVGDDQTVVSFGGAFSNHLHALALAAKMLGVACVGIVRGERPARLSPTLADVEAAGMRLVFLSRLEYRRLTAASSDSERLAAVAELMACHPSSIHLVPEGGANAAGMAGCAELGASIAAQAVAQFGQDSPFDDLLLPAATGTTLAGLARGLPKDWRISGVSVLGPTVKGGRNSLSDVITENIGSLPCASWRLLAADGLGGYARTTPALLAFMQAFHAETGILLDQVYTGKLFWVIAQQAQRQFWRPGSRLLALHTGGLQGRRGLEWKRV from the coding sequence ATGGTTTTTATCGCTGAATCAATTGCCGAAACGGCGAGTCGGGTGCCGATGCAACGGGTTGCTTGGCAGCTCATGGATCAGCAGGGGCTGGAGCTTTGGGTTAGGCGCGACGATTTGCTACCGGCTTGGTGCCAAGGCAATAAATACTACAAGTTGTATCACAACCTAAACAGCGTCGGCGACGATCAAACGGTGGTTAGTTTTGGCGGCGCTTTTTCCAATCATCTACACGCACTCGCACTGGCTGCAAAAATGCTTGGCGTGGCATGTGTGGGTATAGTGCGCGGTGAGCGGCCGGCTCGGCTTAGCCCGACGCTGGCCGATGTAGAGGCCGCGGGGATGCGATTGGTGTTCCTATCTAGGCTCGAGTATCGGCGCTTGACGGCGGCGTCATCTGATTCTGAGCGGTTGGCTGCGGTAGCGGAGCTCATGGCATGTCACCCTTCAAGTATTCATTTGGTGCCCGAAGGTGGTGCCAATGCTGCAGGTATGGCGGGTTGTGCAGAGTTGGGCGCCAGTATTGCCGCACAAGCGGTTGCGCAGTTTGGCCAAGATTCGCCCTTTGATGATCTACTGTTGCCAGCGGCCACCGGCACAACCTTAGCGGGTTTGGCTAGGGGACTGCCGAAGGATTGGCGAATATCCGGGGTTTCTGTGTTGGGGCCAACGGTAAAAGGTGGTAGAAACAGTCTGTCAGACGTCATTACTGAGAATATCGGTTCGTTGCCTTGTGCGAGTTGGCGTTTATTAGCGGCTGATGGCTTGGGCGGCTACGCGCGCACCACGCCGGCGCTACTGGCTTTTATGCAGGCGTTTCATGCCGAGACCGGCATACTGTTAGATCAGGTGTATACTGGAAAGCTATTTTGGGTCATCGCCCAGCAGGCTCAACGGCAATTTTGGCGCCCAGGCTCACGTTTACTGGCACTGCACACGGGCGGTTTACAGGGGCGACGAGGGTTGGAATGGAAAAGGGTATGA
- a CDS encoding cyclic nucleotide-binding domain-containing protein gives MEKGMKGMDLALMEESSALDFGWVRTLVPLKAMGDAHLLELLQHCPAQMAFKGQNLFEAGSYDRQHVYLLHGDVELRKPDGSSELIKGRSSLFPLADEQPRPCSAVALTDSSILRINSEQLDKLLTWSQVAEYLQIDTAYQPELDDDVDWMLTVLKSNLFFKVPPTNIGDIFTRLRPQKVVKGQVILRQGEIGDGCYFIKEGCAEVLRSADGVQRPIHLADIGPGRCFGEDALVNETVRNATVKMTTDGVLMVMDKLDFIHLLKEPQVNQLPLTALQSVQAQAVLIDVRTEDEYALGHLSQAVNIPLGLLRLKTRMLNVAQEYVLYCDTGRRSHAATYLLQKLGYKVSYLQKGVNQDLDLRRQLASNKGDYLLKDGRATPVLDSGQ, from the coding sequence ATGGAAAAGGGTATGAAGGGTATGGATTTGGCATTAATGGAAGAGTCTTCGGCCTTAGATTTTGGTTGGGTAAGAACCTTGGTGCCCCTAAAAGCTATGGGCGACGCACATTTATTAGAGCTGTTACAGCATTGCCCTGCACAAATGGCCTTTAAAGGCCAGAATCTATTCGAAGCCGGTAGCTACGATCGTCAGCATGTTTATCTCTTGCATGGCGACGTTGAACTGCGCAAACCCGATGGTAGCTCGGAGCTAATAAAAGGCCGCAGTAGCTTATTTCCCCTAGCCGATGAGCAGCCAAGGCCTTGTTCTGCCGTGGCGCTAACCGATAGCAGTATTCTGCGTATTAATAGTGAGCAATTAGATAAGCTATTAACCTGGAGTCAGGTGGCAGAGTACTTGCAAATTGATACAGCCTATCAGCCCGAACTCGATGACGATGTTGATTGGATGTTGACGGTGCTTAAATCGAATCTTTTTTTTAAGGTTCCGCCCACCAATATTGGCGACATATTCACCCGCTTGCGGCCACAAAAAGTGGTTAAAGGTCAGGTGATTTTGCGCCAGGGTGAAATTGGTGACGGTTGTTATTTCATTAAAGAGGGTTGTGCGGAAGTGCTGCGCTCGGCCGACGGTGTGCAGCGGCCAATTCACCTGGCCGACATAGGCCCGGGGCGCTGTTTCGGCGAAGACGCCTTAGTGAATGAAACGGTTCGCAATGCCACGGTAAAAATGACCACCGATGGTGTTTTGATGGTGATGGATAAGCTTGATTTTATTCATCTGCTGAAGGAACCGCAGGTTAATCAGTTACCCCTAACGGCGCTGCAGTCGGTGCAGGCGCAGGCGGTGTTAATTGATGTGCGCACCGAAGATGAGTATGCACTCGGGCATTTGAGCCAGGCCGTCAATATTCCGCTCGGTCTGTTGCGGTTAAAAACTCGGATGCTCAATGTAGCGCAGGAATACGTTTTATATTGCGATACGGGTAGGCGTTCCCATGCGGCGACCTATTTACTGCAAAAACTGGGTTATAAAGTGAGCTATTTGCAAAAAGGTGTGAATCAAGATCTCGATTTGCGCCGGCAATTGGCGAGCAATAAAGGCGATTATTTATTGAAAGATGGGCGCGCAACGCCCGTGCTCGATTCGGGCCAGTAG
- a CDS encoding DUF1853 family protein, producing MPTPDQTIANRAHQQALDLAWSLASSDLPKATYINTIAGRDYDTLSPRQNIDLPITPLLEPKRRLGLYFEQLWQLLISHQFNQTIIAANRQITHAGTTLGALDLLSYCNQQNTYFHYELAVKFYLEAKLSDAETKWIGPNSRDRLDLKLDRLLHHQLPLAIDPRARVQIDQWLVNQAMPSLDSATLEQKLVMKGWLFQHYRASRGLETSALVNQHCCHGRWLHYREMRHWLDQLEQLDSHWLLLPRLYWLSPASCPIELAKNLSSAELGNYSQLYLETPILLNTHELSKLMGAQSKQQNAQALLVAEVKLSANFWLEQRRFMWVNDYWPESSTGVARPSFNK from the coding sequence TTGCCCACTCCAGACCAAACCATTGCCAATCGCGCCCATCAACAGGCGCTAGACCTCGCTTGGAGTCTCGCCAGTAGCGACCTACCGAAAGCTACCTACATCAACACGATCGCCGGCCGAGACTACGATACACTTTCTCCAAGGCAAAATATTGATCTACCCATAACGCCCCTACTCGAACCAAAAAGGCGCTTGGGCTTGTATTTCGAACAGCTCTGGCAGCTTTTAATTAGCCATCAATTCAACCAAACAATCATCGCAGCCAACCGGCAAATTACCCATGCGGGCACCACGTTAGGCGCGCTTGATTTACTCAGCTATTGCAACCAACAAAACACTTATTTTCACTACGAGCTAGCGGTTAAATTTTACTTGGAGGCAAAGCTGAGCGACGCCGAGACAAAATGGATAGGACCGAACAGTCGGGATAGATTAGACCTAAAGTTAGATCGACTTTTACACCATCAACTACCACTTGCCATCGACCCGAGAGCTCGGGTTCAAATAGACCAATGGTTAGTGAATCAAGCCATGCCCAGCCTAGACAGCGCGACACTCGAACAAAAACTGGTGATGAAAGGCTGGCTATTCCAACATTATCGAGCCTCAAGGGGATTAGAAACATCAGCGCTTGTGAACCAACACTGCTGCCACGGGCGCTGGCTACATTACCGAGAAATGAGACACTGGCTGGATCAACTGGAACAGCTGGACAGCCATTGGCTATTGCTGCCGAGACTGTATTGGTTAAGCCCGGCCAGCTGCCCGATAGAATTAGCAAAAAACTTAAGCTCTGCGGAGTTAGGGAACTACAGCCAGCTGTATTTGGAAACGCCTATTTTGCTTAACACCCATGAGTTGAGCAAACTCATGGGCGCTCAAAGCAAACAGCAAAATGCGCAAGCGCTGTTGGTTGCAGAGGTAAAATTAAGTGCAAACTTTTGGCTAGAACAGCGTCGCTTTATGTGGGTTAACGACTACTGGCCCGAATCGAGCACGGGCGTTGCGCGCCCATCTTTCAATAAATAA
- a CDS encoding NAD(+) kinase, whose translation MAEFSTIGLIGRLGGDRAVYTLKRLVKFLERENKHVLLDDTLLRDFSGHNCEVASREQLGQRCDLVIVVGGDGSLLGAARSLAKYKVPVLGVNRGRLGFLTDISPDDIEEKTAEVLSGKFMMESRFLLDMAVTRNGKAVGQGDALNDVVLHPGQFIRMIEFELYIDGQFVYSQRSDGLIISTPTGSTAYALSGGGPIMHPRLEAIVLVPMNPHTLSSRPIVVDGNSEIKILVGDHNTTSPHVTCDGQTHVVAEPGDEIHVHKKPHRLQLIHPLNHNFYETCRTKLGWGSHLVD comes from the coding sequence ATGGCAGAGTTTTCTACAATTGGCTTAATTGGTCGCCTTGGCGGTGATCGCGCTGTGTACACCCTTAAGCGGCTGGTTAAATTCCTCGAGCGCGAAAACAAACACGTACTGCTCGATGATACCCTGCTACGTGATTTTTCAGGCCACAACTGTGAAGTTGCCAGTAGAGAACAACTCGGCCAGCGCTGCGACCTTGTGATTGTGGTTGGTGGTGATGGCAGTTTGCTCGGTGCTGCGCGCTCCTTGGCGAAATACAAAGTACCCGTGCTGGGTGTAAACCGTGGTCGCTTAGGCTTTTTGACCGACATATCGCCCGACGATATCGAAGAAAAAACCGCGGAAGTGTTATCCGGCAAATTTATGATGGAGTCTCGCTTTCTTCTCGATATGGCGGTGACTCGAAATGGTAAGGCGGTGGGGCAGGGCGATGCCTTGAACGATGTTGTGCTGCACCCAGGTCAATTTATCCGCATGATCGAGTTTGAGCTTTATATAGACGGTCAATTTGTATATAGCCAGCGCTCTGATGGCCTCATAATTTCGACACCCACGGGTTCAACAGCCTATGCGCTCAGCGGTGGTGGGCCGATTATGCATCCGCGGCTTGAGGCTATCGTGCTCGTGCCGATGAACCCGCACACGCTCTCGAGTCGCCCCATCGTGGTAGATGGCAATAGCGAAATAAAAATTTTAGTAGGGGACCACAATACCACTTCGCCCCATGTTACCTGTGACGGCCAGACTCACGTGGTTGCAGAGCCGGGCGATGAAATTCATGTGCATAAAAAACCGCACCGGTTGCAATTAATTCACCCGTTGAACCACAACTTTTATGAAACGTGCCGCACCAAATTGGGGTGGGGTAGTCATTTAGTCGATTGA
- a CDS encoding metallophosphoesterase, with the protein MTTCSGYDIIGDVHGCANALERLLDKLGYEKLNGVFRHPSRQAIFAGDIVDRGPHIREALHIAKAMCDAGSAQMIMGNHEFDAIGYHTPAPKDGSRKYLREHTERHSRLIAETLAQFDDFPDEWAMFLAWFKTLPLYIEKPNFRVVHACWDQNYINEFNRRYPALRIDDDFLAATADTNSFEWQCISRLTRGRDLPLPKGTAMQSAEGFERRSFRARFWGRKPKTYGDLAFQPDPLPDAIASQPLGTGDDLEINRYSKNEVPLFIGHYWLSGKPKPIADNLACLDYSAVKYGRLVAYSMDDETILDPDKFTWVHVDIP; encoded by the coding sequence ATGACGACTTGTTCAGGCTACGACATCATTGGCGATGTGCATGGATGCGCTAATGCGCTCGAGCGCCTGTTAGATAAATTAGGCTACGAAAAACTTAACGGTGTATTTCGTCACCCAAGTCGACAAGCGATATTCGCTGGCGATATTGTCGATCGTGGGCCACATATTCGCGAAGCGTTACATATCGCTAAGGCTATGTGTGATGCGGGCAGCGCTCAAATGATTATGGGCAATCACGAGTTTGATGCCATCGGCTACCATACCCCAGCACCGAAGGATGGTTCGCGGAAATATTTAAGAGAGCATACCGAGCGTCACTCTCGCTTGATCGCTGAAACCTTAGCGCAATTTGACGACTTTCCTGATGAATGGGCCATGTTTCTGGCCTGGTTTAAAACCCTTCCTCTGTATATCGAAAAACCGAATTTCCGTGTGGTTCACGCTTGCTGGGATCAAAATTACATAAATGAATTTAATCGTCGCTATCCAGCCCTAAGGATTGATGATGATTTTCTCGCTGCAACGGCGGATACCAATTCTTTTGAGTGGCAATGCATTAGTCGGCTTACCCGAGGCCGAGACTTGCCGCTGCCGAAAGGCACCGCTATGCAGAGTGCCGAAGGCTTTGAGCGCCGCTCCTTTCGCGCTCGCTTTTGGGGCAGGAAGCCAAAAACCTACGGTGACTTGGCGTTTCAACCCGACCCTTTACCCGACGCCATTGCAAGCCAACCGCTTGGCACGGGTGATGACTTGGAAATAAACCGGTACAGCAAAAATGAAGTGCCCTTGTTTATTGGCCATTATTGGTTATCGGGAAAGCCAAAACCCATCGCGGATAATTTGGCCTGTTTAGATTACAGCGCTGTAAAGTATGGACGTCTCGTTGCCTATTCCATGGACGATGAAACAATACTCGACCCGGATAAATTTACCTGGGTTCATGTTGATATCCCGTGA
- a CDS encoding rhomboid family intramembrane serine protease, with product MEWFEAKRLPLALDLAPVLRSMQRANIPCWISEDAGEQVIWLASEAHRAILAQTLQAQSDGILQVPLTTGTTATEPSRSAFNWRGCWVTLLALILSALGGLLVYLDVNLQWVHWLTFTNVLVRGNSLYFTDLQFVLEQQEYWRLLTPIFLHFGLFHILFNGLWLWEMGRRIEVRRGAGSLMVITLLTGIASNLLQYAMSGPSFFGGMSGVLYGYLGYIWMWQKYHPSEGFGLHSGVIGFMLLWLVVCFTGLVDGFIDGQVANGAHLGGLLCGICLGLFGVITRKLEVQRVKKIK from the coding sequence ATGGAATGGTTTGAAGCGAAGCGATTGCCCTTGGCGCTTGATTTGGCCCCAGTACTGCGTTCTATGCAGCGCGCCAATATTCCTTGCTGGATCAGTGAAGATGCCGGTGAGCAGGTTATTTGGCTCGCCTCGGAAGCTCACAGGGCCATATTAGCGCAAACCTTACAGGCGCAATCTGACGGTATCCTTCAGGTGCCTTTGACGACCGGGACGACAGCGACCGAACCCAGTCGGAGTGCGTTTAATTGGCGCGGCTGCTGGGTGACTTTATTGGCGTTGATCTTGAGTGCGTTAGGTGGGCTTTTGGTTTATCTCGATGTGAATCTGCAATGGGTCCATTGGCTGACGTTTACCAATGTGCTTGTACGTGGTAATAGCCTTTACTTTACAGACTTACAATTTGTATTGGAGCAGCAGGAGTATTGGCGACTCTTAACCCCTATCTTTTTACATTTTGGTTTGTTCCATATTCTTTTCAATGGCCTTTGGCTGTGGGAGATGGGGCGGCGAATAGAAGTTAGACGCGGCGCCGGTAGCTTGATGGTGATTACTCTCTTGACCGGTATTGCGTCCAATTTATTGCAATACGCCATGTCGGGTCCGTCATTTTTCGGTGGCATGTCCGGCGTGTTATACGGCTATTTAGGTTACATTTGGATGTGGCAAAAATACCACCCCAGTGAGGGCTTTGGCTTACATTCTGGCGTCATTGGTTTTATGTTGCTTTGGCTGGTTGTTTGTTTTACCGGCTTGGTCGATGGATTTATCGACGGGCAGGTGGCGAATGGTGCTCATCTTGGTGGTTTATTATGCGGGATATGCTTGGGTTTGTTCGGCGTTATCACCCGCAAGCTCGAAGTACAGAGAGTCAAGAAAATTAAGTGA
- a CDS encoding YeaC family protein, producing the protein MDYQKLVASLTPELYASFKRAIELGKWPDGRVLTVEQKQSCIQAVIAYEHLHLPKEQHSGYIPPKVHSHCGSDGDELDHGQEKPIKWQH; encoded by the coding sequence ATGGATTATCAGAAATTAGTAGCCTCCTTAACCCCTGAGCTTTACGCTAGTTTTAAACGCGCCATTGAATTGGGTAAATGGCCCGATGGGCGTGTGCTAACGGTTGAGCAAAAGCAAAGTTGTATACAGGCGGTTATTGCCTACGAACACTTGCATTTACCGAAGGAGCAGCACTCGGGCTATATTCCGCCGAAAGTCCATAGCCACTGCGGTAGCGATGGCGACGAGCTCGATCATGGGCAAGAGAAACCCATCAAGTGGCAACATTGA
- a CDS encoding DUF2797 domain-containing protein produces the protein MLAYTGYLEKMRVTLTEQRNAQGAQSVDYSLQLGEAIVPLNSLIGTSIRLEFSTAIACTHCGRKTKKSFSQGYCYPCFQSLAQCDRCIMSPELCHFDQGTCREPDWGQSFCMTDHVVYLANSSGLKVGITRASQIPTRWIDQGAVAAIPFARVATRQQAGLLETALKQHVADKTNWRTMLKGEQAPIDLVLGRQELAQAVAEELTQLQDRFGLQALQLVDSPVVSITYPVQQYPEKITSLNADKNPDVVGLLQGIKGQYLVLDTGVINLRKYTGYEVTLHTGGETA, from the coding sequence ATGCTTGCCTATACGGGTTACCTTGAAAAAATGCGCGTGACGTTAACTGAACAACGCAATGCCCAGGGCGCACAGTCAGTTGACTATAGTTTGCAGTTAGGGGAGGCCATTGTTCCCTTAAATTCGCTTATCGGTACGTCAATAAGGCTTGAGTTTTCAACGGCTATTGCCTGCACCCATTGCGGCCGAAAAACGAAAAAGAGTTTTAGTCAGGGCTATTGTTATCCGTGTTTTCAATCTTTGGCGCAATGTGACCGATGTATTATGAGCCCAGAGCTCTGTCATTTCGATCAGGGTACGTGTCGCGAACCCGACTGGGGGCAATCCTTTTGCATGACCGACCATGTGGTTTATTTGGCCAATTCCTCCGGCCTAAAGGTCGGCATTACTCGCGCTAGTCAAATTCCTACTCGCTGGATTGATCAAGGTGCTGTGGCGGCCATCCCCTTTGCTCGCGTTGCGACGCGTCAGCAAGCAGGCCTATTGGAAACTGCACTGAAACAGCATGTGGCTGATAAAACCAATTGGCGAACAATGTTAAAAGGCGAGCAAGCGCCAATCGATTTGGTGCTGGGGAGACAGGAATTGGCGCAAGCGGTAGCCGAAGAACTTACCCAGCTACAAGATAGATTCGGTTTGCAGGCTTTGCAGTTGGTTGATTCGCCGGTTGTTTCGATAACCTATCCAGTGCAGCAATACCCAGAAAAAATTACCTCGTTAAATGCTGATAAAAATCCAGATGTGGTGGGTTTGCTTCAAGGTATCAAGGGGCAGTACCTCGTTCTGGATACGGGTGTTATTAATTTACGAAAATATACCGGTTATGAAGTAACGCTTCATACGGGTGGAGAAACAGCGTGA